The following is a genomic window from Thermoproteales archaeon.
TAATCCTTAATTTGGCAGCTGGTTTTTCTACTTTAAAACCGGCTTTAGGAATTATAGCTGATACTTTAGGTTCGAGTGTTAACAATTTTTTGAGCTTTGATAAAGCGATTTTGTAGGAGCAGTAGATTATCATTAACGATACTATGGTAGAAAATAAGCCTTCGAGAATGTATCTATGAGCTGCCAGTAATCCTATAAACGGTATCAGCGCGATCCAGCCTGATAATTCTTCCCCGATCATGGGCGTAATGAACCTTAGCAAGGACGATCCTGAATATAACAAAACGAATACCAACAGCCATGCTATAGCTGATATGAATCTCAAAGTTTTTCTCTTTTTCACGAGCGAGGAAAAGGTTCCGATAGCTATGCCAATCGAATAGCTCATCGAAAGAACTAGAAAGCCAGAGATAATTCCCAATAAAGGCTGAATTATCGGCAAGTATCCAAGAGTTGAAAAGTAAACAGCTAGTAGCATTCCAGGTAGAAACGTGAAGATATTTGAAAGACCGCCCCAGTATAGCAGCAAAGCTTCTACATATGCTCGAAGGATTTCCTTTTCCCGTAGCGGTAGTATTTTCAAAGCTTCAACCAATTTCTCATTTATAAAAGTTGAAGTAAACGATATAGCTAAGAGCAGAGACATTAAAGCTTCAAACATTATTAAGAAAACGGATAGTTCAATAAACAAATTTTCAACGTTGGCTCCTCCCTGTGCAGCGTAGAACAAGGGGGAAATTATAGTCAGAGAGATTATGCTGAAGAATATTGCTCCTAAAGCGTTACTTTTTAAAGCCGATGGAGCGCCAACTTTATCCCTTTTTAAAAATGAGAAACTCTTATAGCCTGTTCGTCTAGACCTGTACATTACTTCTCTAGCTAGTATCTGCGCTAGTTTTCTAGTTTTCATAGTTCTCCTACTCGTAAAGTTCTCTTATAAGATCCTCATATTCTCTAGCATAGCCAGTTACTTCAAGAAAAACATCTTCAAGCTCTTTAACTCCAAAAATTTCCTTTAGCTCGCCAGGCTTACCCTCGGCGACAATCTCTCCACGGTGTATTATTAAAACCCTGTCAGCTACCGCCTCCGCTATCGGAAGTACATGAGTTGAAACTAGGACTGCTCCACCACGTCTAGTTTTATCACGAAGCCATGTTTTAATTATTCGGGCTATTACGGGATCCAGGCCTGAGAAAACTTCGTCTAAAACGAGTATAGGCGGTTCTCTTAGCATTAGAGTTGCCAGTAAAACTTTTCTCTTATTTCCATGGCTTAACTCGCCGATGAGCTTACCTACATGCTGTTCTAGCTCTAAAATATTTATTATTTCTTTAATAAGACTCTCCTCAACCTTAACCCTATATACCGATAGAATAAACTCTATGTATTCTTCGAGCTTAAGAGATTCGTATATGACTGTTTCCTCCGGCATATACCCTACAACTTGCCTAGCCTTGATAGGGTTAGATACGGCGTCTACTCCATCCACGAGAACGCTACCTTTATCGGGTTTGACAATCCCCAACGACATTTTAAAAAGTGTCGATTTACCGCTTCCATTCGGGCCCAGAAGGGCGACGATCTCTCCCTCTCTAACGTTGAAGCTTACGCCCCGAATGACAGGTTGAGAATTGAAAGCTTTCCAGACGTCTTCGTAAACGATGTTCTTTTTCATGTTTATGTCATTTTCATTCTAAAATATAAAATTAACCTGTTTAATAACACAATTATATATTTTTGTAAAAATGTAAGAGTAGAATATCTATCCTCGATGACGAAGAAAAGGTTCTATCTTCCGATTGTATAACACTATCTCAATCCCGTCTTTCTCTCTATTTTTTGATATAGTAAACCCATACTCAAATAGTATTCTAAGCATAGATGCATCGTTGAAGCGTGAGAGTAACGGTTACGGGTTAAAAATTGAGAAGATTTAAAATACCAATCAAGATGAAAACTATTGCAGCTATTTTCGAAATAAGCTCCTCGTCTAGCTTTCTTATAAAGTATTTTCCTAGGTAAATGGTAACAGCGGATAGCAAAGCTAGTGCAGATATGGCGCCTATAAATACGAGTAGAGGATCATATTTAGCCGCGAACAATCCAGAAACTATCTGCGTCTTATCTCCCATTTCAGAAATAAGTACCAATCCAAAGCCTGAAATAAAGGAATTTCTGACATCGTATTTCCTGTCTTCTCCATCATCTCGTTTAACTAAAGTAATTAAACCACATAAAATGAAGATTATACCAGACACAGTTTTGACAAGATATGGAGCTATTCTTGCTAGAAAATCTCCCAAAATCACCGCTATTCCATCAGCGATAATGAATGCTAAAACGATCCCCAGTAGCAACTGTAAGCGTTTTCTAGTTTTTATAGCTAGGCAAAACACAGCTAGCTGTGTTTTATCTCCAAGCTCGGCTAAGAGCACTGTCGCGAAGGGGAGCAATATATCCTCCATATATTAAAAATTAGGAATAATTATGTAATTATTTTTTGTCCCTAAGTAATATTTCTACACTGGTTGCTGCAAAGATTTGCTTTATAGTGCTATTATACAAGTCCAAAAATTGTAAAATTTAAGGTTAAGATATCAATATAAAATTTATGAGGTGGCTAGTGTCCTATTAAAGCCCGCCTCTCTATGTGGGCTTCAATAATGTCGATGCAAAGGCTTAGAAATCGGCTTGCTAATAGAATGATTACATCAGGCTTGTATAGGTATTGTTCAAAACTCAAGAAAAAGCTCGTGTACAGGTTACTAATGGTTTTTATGGCTTCTTCACTCTTTTCTCTAAAGGCTCTTATAGCCCACTCAAAGCTTTTTTCCAGATAATTCAAAATTTCAAGCATTTTACTATCTCTCTCCTTCAATAATTCATTTTTAGATAATACGTATCGCGTCACAGAAACCAGGGTGTCTCCCATCTCTTCCAAGCATTTGCCATATGTTTTATACGGTAAAACCAAAACAACATCTTCAAGCCCCATGTTTAAGGAGCTTCTCTTACCCTTAATAGCTAGAACAGCTTGTCTTCCAAGGAAAAAGTAGAACTTATCCAGTTCATTATCTCTCTCTACTATACTTTCTAAAATTTTTGCATTATTCTCAATAACGCTTTTCTTCAAATCAGCAAGCATGGAACGCACAATGTTCTCCATTCTCTCAAGCGTTTTCTTAATGGGTATTTGCGATTCATCTATAATTACCTG
Proteins encoded in this region:
- a CDS encoding ABC transporter ATP-binding protein, with translation MKKNIVYEDVWKAFNSQPVIRGVSFNVREGEIVALLGPNGSGKSTLFKMSLGIVKPDKGSVLVDGVDAVSNPIKARQVVGYMPEETVIYESLKLEEYIEFILSVYRVKVEESLIKEIINILELEQHVGKLIGELSHGNKRKVLLATLMLREPPILVLDEVFSGLDPVIARIIKTWLRDKTRRGGAVLVSTHVLPIAEAVADRVLIIHRGEIVAEGKPGELKEIFGVKELEDVFLEVTGYAREYEDLIRELYE
- a CDS encoding TMEM165/GDT1 family protein, which encodes MEDILLPFATVLLAELGDKTQLAVFCLAIKTRKRLQLLLGIVLAFIIADGIAVILGDFLARIAPYLVKTVSGIIFILCGLITLVKRDDGEDRKYDVRNSFISGFGLVLISEMGDKTQIVSGLFAAKYDPLLVFIGAISALALLSAVTIYLGKYFIRKLDEELISKIAAIVFILIGILNLLNF
- a CDS encoding phosphate uptake regulator PhoU, translating into MNKQWHVRSIQKTGRSTFIVSLPRKWVLNHGLERGSKVLLEFLDDGSLRVKPYLEEEKPILQENRVVLEIESGEDTSIERLLIAYYEAGYDVITINQRPYLSEELRKEVRRALLRLSGLEVVEESSDKLLLQVIIDESQIPIKKTLERMENIVRSMLADLKKSVIENNAKILESIVERDNELDKFYFFLGRQAVLAIKGKRSSLNMGLEDVVLVLPYKTYGKCLEEMGDTLVSVTRYVLSKNELLKERDSKMLEILNYLEKSFEWAIRAFREKSEEAIKTISNLYTSFFLSFEQYLYKPDVIILLASRFLSLCIDIIEAHIERRALIGH